Within the Kribbella aluminosa genome, the region CCTTCAGCAAGAACGGCGACAAGGTCAAGGTGGCTGTGAACGGCGGCACCGTCGGCAGCAACCTGCCGTCGGGCGGCAGCCAGCCGGAGGTCAACCTCAAGATCACCATGCCGGGCAAGATTCTCGAGCACGACGACGGCGCCAAGGTCAGCGGCCGGACGGCGACGTACGACAGTCTCGACAAGCTGGGGAAGATCTCGCTGACCTCCGAGGCCGGCGGTGGGTTCCCGGGCTGGGCGCTGATCCTGATCATCGTGGTCGTGCTGCTGGTGATCGCCGCGGCGGTGTTCTTCGTCCTGCGTAGCCGTAAGGGCAAGGGACAGCAGGGCTACGGCCAGCCGTTCCCGGGGCAGTATCCGGGACAGCCTGGTCAGTACGGCGGTCCGGGGCAGTATCAGGGGCAGCAGTACGGGCAGCCTGGTCCCGGTGGGCAGTACCCGGGACAGCCGCAGCAGTACGGCGGTCAGCAGGGTCAGCCCGGTCAGTACGGTGGCCAGCCGGGGCAGTACCCGGGCCAGCCGCAGCAGGGCCAGCCCGGGCAAGCGCCGTACGGTGGTCAGCCGGGTCAGCAGTCGCAGTACCCTGGGCAGCCGCAGCAGGGTCAAGGGCAGTGGGGCTCGCCTCAGCCGGGTCAGCAGCCTGGCCAGCCGCAGCAGGGTCAGCAGCCGCCGCCGCAAGGTGGCTGGGGCCAGCAGGGTGGTCCGTCAGCGCCTCAGCAGGGGCAGCAGGGCGGTTGGGGACCGCCGAAGGACAATGACGGGCAGGCATGAGACTGACTGAATTCTGGGCCCGGATGGATCACCATCTCGGTACCGCCTACGCACGGACCTGGGCGGAGACCCAGGTGGTCCAGGAGCTCGACGGCCGTACGGTCGTCGAGGCCTTGGGCGACGGTGAGGCCGCCAAGGTCGTCTGGCGCGCCGTGTGGGCGCACCTCAACCTCCCGCCCAGCGAACGCTGACGCCCACCAGCACGCAGTACGCCGCCCGTTAACCGGCCCATCCGGTGCGGGCGGCCCATTCCTCGGCCGGCAGGTAGACGAGATCGCAGACCGGGTCCTTGAGGTCGCTGTAGTCGCCGATCTCCAGCCCGAGCGCCGCGGCATGCTGCTTGAACGCGCCGTACGCCCGAGCCGTCTGCGGATGCGCCCGCAGGTAATCACGGAACAGGAGCGCATAGCGCTGGTTGGCGCGGCCCGCCACCCGGACGTGCAGGTTGACCCGGCGCCGGTACATCGGTTCGACGAGCATGCGCTTCACCCACTGACCCTCGTCCGTGGGCAGGCCCGGCACCGGGTGGTCGCGCCGCGGCGGGCGAAGTTCCCAGTCCGCGGCGACCATCCGTTCGGCCACAGCGGCAAGCTCGGGTTCGGCGGCTACCGTGACCTGGATGTCGAGAACGTCCTTGGCGGGCAGGCCGGGTACCGAGGTGGACCCGATGTGGTCGATCCGCTGCGCCGGCCCGCCGAGCTCGCCGCCGATCGCGTAGGCGATCTTCTGGTACTGCGCGGGCCAGGTCTCGTCCGGCGTCACGATGACGATCTCAGTCATGCGCAGATCCTCTCAGTACGGCGGTGTGCCGCCCAGCGATCAGATCGGTTTGACCCGGAAGGTGCTGTTGGTCAGCAGTTCGCCCGCCTCGTACGCCGCCTTCCGGATGCCCGTGCGTTCGTCGAAGAACCCGCCGACGACGCCGACACCGGGGAGCTTGCCGATGAACCGGGCGCCGAGGCTGCCGCGTGGCCGCTCCTCGAACACCTCGCTGAGGCCGCCGAACAGCTTGCTGAGCCGCCAGACCAGCCGAACGCCCTTACGCAGACCCATGTCGGTCGAGACCTCGTCGAGCCCGAGCTCCTCGGCGACGTCGTCGCCGGCGACCACCGGGTCGTCGTACTCGAGCACCTCGTCCGGGGTGATCGGGCGGCCGGTCAGCACCCGGATGATGACCGCCGTACGGTCGGCGTGCGCCTCGACGCCGTACTCACGGCAGACCGCGCCGATCACCATCGCCTGCACGGCCGCGCCCAAGGTGTCCTTCATCGGCAGCCGGTCCGCCGCCGCGCCGCTGAGCCGGGGGAGTCCGGCGACGATCGCGGCGAATCCGCCGAGGCGCTCGACCCACCAGTCGCAGCGCTTGGCGAGCGGGAGGGCCGGCCACTCCTCGTGCCCCGGGACCTTCATCTGGAGCAGCCGGTCGATCGCGAGGATCAGGCCCTTCTCGGCGAGGTTCGGCTTCTCCTGCTCGGAGTACTCGGTCAGGTAGCTGCGGATGCCGAACGGGTCCTGGGTACGGAGCGCGTCGAGGACGTGGTCGATCCCGAGCTCCACCCGGCTGATCGCGAGAACCACCGCGGAATCGGGGACGTCCGGCCGGTCTGTCACGCCCGCAAGAGTAGAGATCCGGTGGGTCAGGGTGTCGCTGGGGCAGGCTTCGGCGTGTCAGTTGTGATTCGAACACGTGTTCGGGATACTTTGGTCCCCGGAAGGTGCTGGGACGGCCGAGTTGTCCACAGATTCGAAGTGGCGGCGAAAACTGTCCGAGGCAACGAATACCTTCTCTGGCGACAACGAACTTCTTTCGGGCGGCCGGGTGGCGGCCCCGGATTATCAGATGGGTCAGGTGGCAGTCACATGGCGGGTGCAGCGAGTGCGACGAGCGCGGAGCGCGCGGCGGCCGATCGCGAGAAGGCGCTGGCGACCGCGCTGACGCAGATCGAGCGGCAGTGTGGCAAGGGTTCGGTGATGCGCCTTGGGGAGCAGAACAGGCCTCCGATCGAGGTCATCCCGACCGGGTCGATCGCGCTCGACATCGCGCTCGGGATCGGCGGTCTGCCGCGCGGTCGCGTGGTGGAGATCTACGGTCCGGAATCCTCCGGTAAGACGACCGTCGCCCTGCACGCGGTCGCGAACGCTCAGCGGGCCGGTGGGATCGCGGCGTTCATCGACGCCGAGCACGCCCTCGACCCGGACTACGCGCGGAAGCTGGGCGTCGACACCGACGCGCTCCTGGTCTCGCAGCCCGATTCCGGTGAGCAGGCGCTGGAGATCGCCGACATGCTGGTCCGCTCCGGCGCGATCGACATCGTCGTGATCGACTCGGTGGCCGCGCTGGTGCCGCGCGCCGAGATCGAGGGCGAGATGGGCGACAGCCACGTCGGTCTGCAGGCCCGGCTGATGAGCCAGGCGCTGCGGAAGATGACCGGTGCGGTCAGCGGGACGAACACGACCGCGATCTTCATCAACCAGCTGCGCGAGAAGATCGGCGTGATGTTCGGCTCCCCGGAGACGACGACCGGTGGTAAGGCGCTGAAGTTCTACGCGTCGGTGCGGCTGGACGTTCGCCGGATCGAGTCGCTCAAGGACGGCACCGACGTGGTCGGTAACCGGACCCGCGTCAAGGTCGTGAAGAACAAGGTGGCCCCGCCGTTCAAGCAGGCCGAGTTCGACATCATCTACGGCCAGGGCATCAGCCGCGAAGGCAGCCTGCTCGACCTCGGCGTGGAGCAGGGCTTCGTCCGCAAGGCCGGCGCCTGGTTCACGTACGAGAGCGACCAGCTCGGCCAGGGCCGGGAGAACGCGCGGAACTTCCTGCGCGACAACCCCGACCTGGCGAACGAGCTGGAGAAGAAGATCATGGAGAAGATGGGCATCGGTCCGACCCTGGACCAGCCGGCCGACAAGGCCGCGGCCGAGGTCGATGTCGACTTCTGACCGACCCTCCGCGGGCGGCAGCGTCCCCCGGCAGCCCATAGCTGCCGAGGACGCCGCCCCCGCGGCGCTGTCCCTGCCCCACGACGAACGCCTGGCCCTGGCGCGCAAGCTCCTGGCCGAAGGCGCGTCCGGGGCTGCGACGGCCTCTGCGAGTGAGCCCGCCGAGAGCACGTCGTACCGTCGTACGGCGTCTCGACGGGTGGCCGACCAACGCGGTACGACGCAATCGGATGACGGTCCGCCCGAAGCTTCGACGCGCCGGGGGCAAGGAAGTCGCCCGAGTGCGCGCGGTCGTGGTGCGGACGGGAGCCGGGTGGACTCGGACGAGATCCAAGAAGAGGGCGAGTGGAGTGCGGCGCGTCGACGCCCGGGCTCTATTCGCCGGACTGCCGGCACGGTGGACCCTTGGGACGAGCCCTCACCCGACGAGACTGACCCGACAGACGCCCGGGCCGAACGGAAACCCCGGCGACGGCAGGATCCTGCTCAGCCAGACACCGAAACATTCCGCGCGGAGCCACAGGCGGCCCGGCCGGCGACCCGCCGCAGTACGCCACGTCCACCCGCGAAGGTCGTTGACCCGTGGGGCGACGAGGACAAGCAAGTAACCCGAACCTTCAAGGCCCAGGCCGACAACCGGCTGGCCGAAGCCCGCGCCTTCGCCGCCGACGAACCCTCCTCGTCCACTGCGGACCCACACCTGCCGCCCACCGCCGACGAACCCTCCTCACACACCGCCCCGGGTCGCCGCGCCACGCCTCGGACCACTCATTCCCCCGAGACCACCCCCGAGCCCGAGACCACTCCCGAGCCCGAGCCCGAGACCACGCCTGAACCCGAGGCCGAGACCACCCCCGAGCCCGAGACCACGCCTGGGTCCGAGACCACGCCTGGGTCCGAGACCACGCCTGGGTCCGAGACCGGGCCTGGGTCCGAGACCGGGCCTGGGTCCGAGACCACGCCTGGGTCCGAGACCACACCAGAGCCCACGCTTCAGGCCAGGCGTGAGCCCGGGACCGCGCGACCCGCCGACGGCGGGAGAGGTCGCTCTACGCCGCCGCTCGAACCTGAGCCGTCGCAGGCGACCCCGGGAGCCGATCTCGTCGGCGCCTTTCCCTTCGATCCGTGGGCAGAACCAGACGATCCGGCTGAGACCGCTGAGCCACCGGCCGACGACAATCGTGCGGTTCCCGATCGTGCGGTTCCCGATCGTGCGGTGATGGATGGTGCTGCGGGGGTGGCAGTTGATCCTTGGGGGGAATCGGGGGATGAGATTGGGGCGGGTGGGAGTTCAACTGCCTCGGGCGGTGGTGGGGTGCGCCGTTCTCGTGCGCAGACGCCGGCGGCGACCGGCGGAGTCTCCCGTGGTGGGCGCGATGAGAGTTTGAGTGGGTCTACCGGCTCCGTACGTCCGGCACCTGTTGACCAGACTCCCCCGGGTCGCGACCGTGCTTCGGCGGCTTCGGCGGCTTCGGCGGGGAGTGGTGCGGGGGCGCGGGGGGAGCGGCGGCGTCGGGTGGGTGGTGGGGGGTTTGGGCGGTCGCGGAAGCGGCGGGTGGATGGCGAGCCGGGGGCGGCGGATCCGGGGGTTGATCAGGATGCTGATCCGTATTCGGTGGCTCGGACGATCCTGCTGGACAAGTTGACGGGGCAGCCGCGGACGCGGGCCGAGTTGGCGGATGTGCTGGCGGATCGGGAGATTCCGGATGAGGTGGCCGACGAGGTGCTGGATCGGTTCACCGATGTCGGGCTGATCGACGACGCCGCGTTCGCGAATGCGTGGGTGGAGTCGCGGCATCGTGGGCGCGGGTTGGGGAAACGTGCGCTGGCGCAGGAGCTTCGGCGGCGCGGGGTGGACGACGAGCTTGCGCGGGATGCGCTTGAGGAGCTTGATTCCGAGCAGGAAGAGCAGACCGCTCGGGAGCTGGTACGACGGAAGCTGCGGTCGATGCGTTCCCTCGAACGCCAGGTGGCGATGCGACGCCTGCTCGGGATGCTTGCCCGCAAGGGGTATTCGGGCGGCCTGGCGATGAGCATCGTGAAGCAGGAGCTCGACGCGAGTCACGACGAGTTCCCACTGCTGGACTCGTCCGGGTTGGAAGCCGAGTAGCCCCGTCGCGGCTGCTTGGAGCCGACACCTCGTCCGGAGCCCGCGCCTCGTCCGGAGCAGGAGTTGCGGTGGCTTGATAGGACCAGGGCCAGCTGGTCAGTTTCTGCATGGGGCAGGCCGCTCGGACGGGGGCATGCCTGCCTGGCTCGCGTACCGGAGGCCGTCTCTGGACGATCAGCGCAGTCGGACGGCGGCGACCTTGCGGACAGCGTTCGCTCGGGGTGCATACTCAACGTTTCGCCGGGGCACGCGGGGCGGAGAATCTTGGGGTGTACGCGGGATGGAGAGTGCGGTGACCGGCAGGCCCGGGCGCGGGTTTGTTGTGCGTGACGGTGCGGCTGAGGACCGGGTGGGGATCCGGCGGTTGTTGCGCGAGCTGCACGGTGATGTGGCTGAGTCGATGACGCTGCCGGTTGTGCGGCAGGAGGCGCGGACATTCGTTGCTGTCGACGGCCTTGAGTTGGCCGGCGTGGTGGTCGGGACGTTCGTGGACTACGGGCGCGAGCCGTACGGGACCATCGAGGAACTCGTTGTGGCGCCAGGGTGGCGTGGGGCTGGGATCGGGACTGCGTTGCTGGACGAGTGCCGGGGATGGCTGGCGGGAACTGGCGCCGAGGTGGTGTTCGTTTCGGCGGTTGGGGATGCGGCTGCGGAGTTCTATTTGCGGGCGGGGTTTGTTCGGTGTGTTGGGTCCTGGTTGTGGGGTGGGACTGCGGTGGGGCGGGAGTAGGTTGGGAGGATGGTGGGTTTTGGGGACGTCGAGCGGGTGGTTGCGGGGTTGCCGGGGACCGTTGAGGCGGAGCGGCATGGGATGCAGACGTGGACGGTCGGGGGGAAGGCCTATGCGTGGGTTCGGCCGTTCAGTAAGGCCGATTTGAAGCGGTTCGGGGAGGAGACGCCGCCGGAGGGGCCGATTTTGGCGTTGACGGTTGAGGATCTGGCGGAGAAAGAGGCTGTGCTCGCGGCGCGGGCGGGGGACGGGTTCTTCACGATTCCGCATTTCGACGGGTATGCGGCGGTGCTGGTTCAGCTCGACAAGGTGTCGGAGCGGGTGCTGGAGGAGGCGTTGCTCGACGCGTGGTTGGTGCATGCGCCGGCGGACGTCGCGAAAACCCACCTGGGCCAGGGCTATCCGCTCAGGTAGACCAGAAGGCGGCACTCGCTGGGTCGTGCGGCAACGCCCAGGCCGGCCCTCGGGCGCAGGCCTCAAGTTGGGTGCACAGAGGGTTTGAGTAGGTAGTGCGGAGGCTCAGGTAGGGGGGTGGGGGTGCTCGGGCAGGTCGTGCGGGAGGCGCTCAAAGTAGGTAGTGCGGAGTCGCTCGGTCACGCGAGCAGAGCGCTCTGGTAGGTAATGCCGAGGTGCTCGGGCAGGACCGGGTGGAGGCGCTCGAGTGGGGCGTGCGGAGGATGCTCACGTACGCGGTGCGAGGTGCTCCGGTGGGGCGTGCGGAGGAGGTTCATGTACGCGGTGCGGCGGCGCGGTGGGTTGTGGGGAGGCTGTGCACGGTGTCAGTAGGGCCGGGTAGATGGCCCGGGTGTAGGGCGCGGGGTGTGCGGAGGTGAGGGTGTGTGAGGTGCGCGGCCGAGGGGTGTGCGAGGTGCGGAGTCGACCGGTGCGTCGGGTGCGGGTTGACGGGTGCGTGGGGTGCGGAGTTGACGGGCGTAGGGGTGCGGGGTTGACGGGTGTGTGAGGTGCGGGGGCTGAGGGGGTGTGAGGTGCGGGGGCTGAGGGGGTGTGAGGTGCGGGGCTCACGGGTGGGGATTCGGCAGTATTAGGGGTGTGGGGTTACGGAGGGTTAGGGGGTTGGGGGAGTGGGGTGCGGCGAGGGGCGTTGACGGGTGGGGCGTGACGGTGTGTTATCCGAGGTAGGACCGGTATTTGGGCTGGTCCGTAGGCTGTGGTTTTCCGTCGATCCGCCCCAGACACCGCGGAGGGTGCAATGAACGATTTCCAGGAACAGGCGAAGAACTGGCTCCGGAATGTCGTCAAGCAGAACCCGGACAAGATCAAGGCCGGGGTCGAGAAGGCCGGCGACTTGATCGACAAGCAGACTGGCGGGAAATACGCGGACAAGGTCGACGCGGTCCAGCAGAAGGTCGGCAGCTTCGTCGACAAGCAGAATTCCGAAGACACCTCGACCCGGTCGGCGGGCGAATCCGAGCAGGCCAGCGAGCCCGCCGCCGCAGCGGATCCGACCCGCGCCGCTGAGCCCACCACCGCAGCAGCGGACGGGAGCTACGCTGCCGAGTCCACCACAGCAGCCGAGTCGACCGACGCTGCTGAGCCTGCCGCAGGAGCCGAGTCGGCCCACGCCGCTGAGCCCGCCGCAGGAGCCGAGTCGGCCCACGCCGCTGAGCCCGCCGCAGGAGCCGAGTCGGCCCACGCTGCTGAGCCTGCCGCAGCGGCCGAGTCGGGCCGCGCCGCTGAGTCCGGCGCGGGAGCGGAGTCGAGCCGCGCCGGTGAGGCTGCCGTGGGAGTGGAGTCGTCTCACGTTGGCGAGTCTGCCGGAGTACCGGAGACTGCTCAGGCTGCCGCCGAGTCGGAGAGCGCAGCGGGCCCGTCCGATGCCGTCGGATCGTCAGGGAGTCAGGCGCAGTAGGCGCGCGAAGCCAGGTGCGGCCCGTGAGGGGAGCTGTCGCGGGTCGTGCCGGCGAACCGGGAGCGGACAGCGCCTCGTCGACGGACGACGCCCGTACGTCGCGGTACCAGATCACAAGGTGGTCTTGTGGGGAGATCCGGGTCCGCGTGGGCGAGTGTCCGTCTTGACCGGCCGGTAGGCCGCGCTTAGCCTCGGCATCAGGAAGGGATGAATCCACCGGGTTCGGTGGCGGACATGAGACGGTGGGCCGGTGAAACGGCCGGCCGGACGAGAACGCAATCACGCTCTGCGGAGCTGAAGGAAGGGCGACGGTGCCGAAGTGTGCCGTCGGATAGGCAGGACCGCCGTAGTACCGCGCGTAGTGCCCGGCCGGGCCGACGAGCGGAGTTCCCGAAACCGGGACGTACGGTGCGGGTGTCCAGAACGACGGCGGACGGGGGTCCGCGGATCGTGAGTACCCGCGGCCGATCCGAAACACCGGCGCTGACACCGGCCGGTTCGCCGTACCCGCGATGCCGCCGTACCTGCGGATTCCCTTCGACCGATGGCCACAGTCCCTTGCCGGGACTCGACGGAGAGGGGAGACGCCGATGACCGCGATGTCCGTTGGCCTGGCCCTGATCGGACTGCTGATCGCCGGACTGCTGGCCTGGATCGGCATCACCCTCTCCCGCCGGAAGGCCGTCGAGACCGCAACCGCCCACCACGAGGTCGAGGCTGCGGCCGAGCAGGTCCGCCGGCAGGCTGAGGAGGAGGCCGCCGTACTGCGGTCCCGCGCCGCGACGGCGGAGCATCGCGCCGAGGAGGTGCGGCGTACCGCGGAGGACCGGGCGTCGGAGGTACGGCGGGACGCGGAGCAGCGGGCGTCCGACGTACGGCGGGAAGCCGAGGCGGAGGCGCAGTCGATCCGGGACGACCTGCGCGAGCAGCGCCTGGAGATGGAGCGCCGCGACCACCGGCTGACCGAACGCGAGGAGCGGCTCGACGAGCAGCACCGGGCGATCGAGGAACGGCAGACCGAGCTGACCGCGCAACTCGCCGAGCTGGCGCGGCGCGGCCAGGAGATCAAGGACCTGGAGGACGAGCGCCGGCGGATCCTCGAAGGGGTCGCGAACCTGACCGCCGAGCAGGCGAAGGCCGAGCTGGTGGCGGCGATCGAGGACGAGGCGAAGCGGCACGCGCACTCGACCGTCCGGGACATCGAGCGGCAGGCGCTCGACGAGGGCGAGACGAAGGCGCGCAAGATCATCACCGGCGCGGTGCAGCGGCTCGCGTCGGAGCAGACGAGCGAGTCCGTCGTGTCCGTCGTGCATCTGCCGAGCGACGACATGAAGGGCCGGATCATCGGCCGCGAGGGCCGCAACATCCGGTCGTTCGAACAGACCACCGGCGTGAACCTGATCATCGACGACACCCCGGAAGCCGTGCTGCTGTCGTGCTTCGATCCGGTACGGCGGGAGACGGCGCGGCTGACGCTGGACTCGCTGGTGCTGGACGGCCGGATCCACCCGAGCCGGATCGAGGAGATCTACGAACGCAGCAAGGGCGAGGTCGCCGAGCTGTGCGAACGGGCCGCCGAGGACGCGATGGCCGAGGTCGGCATCACCGAGCTGCACCCCGAGCTGGTCCGCACGATGGGCCTGCTGCGGTACCGGACGTCGTACGGGCAGAACGTCCTGAAGCACCTGGTCGAGTCGGCGCACCTCGCCGGGATGATGGCCTCCGAGCTCGGGCTGGATCCGAAGCTGTGCAAGCGTGGTGCGTTCCTGCACGACATCGGGAAGGCGCTGACGCACGAGTCCGAGGGCAGTCACGCGATCGTCGGCGCCGAGCTGGCGAAGAAGTACGGCGAGAACGACGACGTCGTGCACTGCATCGAGGCGCACCACAACGAGGTCGAGGTACGGACCGTCGAGGCGGTGCTGACGCAGGCGGCGGACGCGGTCAGCGGTGGACGGCCGGGTGCGCGGCGGGAGTCGCTGGAGGCGTACGTGCAGCGGCTCGAACGGCTGGAGGAGATCGCGATGCACCACGACGGCGTCGAGAAGGTGTTCGCGATGCAGGCCGGACGGGAGATCCGGGTGATGGTGCTGCCGGACGCCGTCGACGACATCGCGGCGCAGGTGATGGCCCGCGACATCGCCAAGCAGGTCGAGGAGGAGCTGACCTATCCCGGTCAGATCCGCGTCACCGTGGTTCGCGAGTCGCGGGCGACCGAGGTCGCGAAGTAGCTGGTCTCAGCGGAACGCGGACTGCCCGGTCAGGGCCCTGGCCGATGACGAGCTGGTGGACCTCGGACGTGCCCTCGTAGGTGAGCACCGACTCGAGGTTGTTGGCGTGCCGCATGATCGGGTACTCACCGCTGATACCGTTCGCACCCAGGATCGTCCGGCACTCGCGGGCGATCGCGATCGCCTCGCGGACGTTGTTGAGCTTGCCGACCGACACCTGTTCGGGGCGCAGCGTGCCCTTCTCCTTCAGGCGGCCGAGGTGGACGGCGAGCAGGATGCCCTTGTTGAGTTCGACCGCCATGTCGGCGAGCTTCGCCTGGGTCAGCTGGTACGCCGTGAGCGGCTTGTCGAACACGATCCGCTCCCCGGCGTACGCGATCGCAGTCTCCAGGCAGTCCCGGGCCGCGCCCATCGCGCCGAAGATGATGCCGAACCGGGCCTCGTTCAGGCAGCCGAGCGGACCGGACAGACCACGGGCCTCGGGCAGCATCGCGGTCGCCGGGAGGCGTACGTCGTCGAGTACGAGCTCGGCGGTGACGGAGGCGCGCAGCGACATCTTCTGCTTGATCTCGGGCGCGGAGAAGCCGGGCGTCGAGGTCGGTACGACGAAACCGCGAACGCCGTCGTCGGTGCGCGCCCAGACGACCGCGACGTCGGCGACGGAACCGTTGGTGATCCACATCTTCGAGCCGTTGAGGATCCAGTCGTCCGTGGCACTGGAACCGTCGCGGCGGGCGCTGGTGCGCATGCCGGCCGGGTTGGAGCCGAAGTCGGGTTCGGTCAGGCCGAAGCAGCCGATCGCCTCGCCGGCGGACATCCGGGGAAGCCACTCGTTCTTCTGGTCGTCGCTGCCGTACTTCCAGATCGCGTACATCGCCAGCGAGCCCTGCACGGAGACGAGTGAGCGCATGCCGGAGTCGGCCGCCTCGATCTCCAGGCAGGCGAGCCCGTACGCGACCGGGCCGAGTCCGGCGCAGCCGTACCCGGTCAGGTGCATCCCGAGGAACCCGAGCGCGCCGAGCTCCTTCGCCAGCTCCCGCGCCGGAATCGACGCCGTCTCGAACCACTCCGGCAGGGCAGGCCGCAACCGCTCATCGGCAAACCGCCGCGCCGCCGCCCGCACGTCGACCTCGTCCGCCGTCAACAGCGAGTCGACATCCACCAGATCCAGAGAAGCACCCATGTGCTCACGCTAGCCGGTGCCACCTCGACCGGGCTGTGCAGCAGCTCACTTGCGGTACCAGGGCCACCACCAGTGGGGTTTGCGGGGGTGGCGGATGACGATGCTGCCGTGGCGGGCTTCGCCGGTCACCCGGAGGCGGGTGCCGCCGGGGCGGGGTTGGACTGCCTTGTTCCTGGCGCTGCTGTGGACCATGTCGACCTGATCGATGTCGACGCTCCAGCCTTCCGGGACGACCATGACGACGGAGCTGTGGACGGCGTGGGCGTCGACATGGATCTCGGCCCACTGGACGAGCGCGTCGGTGAAGTCGAGCTTGACCGACGAGTGTTCCGCGATCGCGGTGAGGCGTTCGGGGACGGTCCACGCGCCTTCGCGCTTCTGCGCGCTGTGGCGGGCCCGGAGTGTCAGTTCCTGGGCGCTGCCGTGCGCTACCGGCACCAGGTCGGCGGTCGCGTTGCGGAGCTCCAGCTGGGTCTTGGCCGAGTAGATCTGGGTCAGCCGCTCGTCAAGTTCCTCGAAGTCCAGCCGCCCGTCGGTGTGCGCTTCCTGGACCACGGCGGCGGCACGCTCACGGTCGTTGTCGGACGCCCGGTGACCGGGCGGCGGCTGCTCCAGACTCATGCCCCCAAAGGTAGCGCCGCATCAGCCGACGAGGGACAGGAACCGGCCCACCACCGTCGACCAGGTCTTGTCGAGGTCCCCGGCGTACCGTTCCGCGTCCGCCACCACCTCGTCGGGGTCGAACCCGAGCGAACGCAGCCGCTCCGGGTTCCACCGCCGTACCCGGGCCGCCCCCACTTCCGGATGGAACTGGACGCCCCAGCTCTGACCGATCCGCAGCATCTGGTGCGGGCAGCGCTCGCTGGACATCAGCAGCACCGCGTCCTCCGGCAGCCGCGTGATCTGGTCCTGGTGACTCTCCACCGCCCACACAGAAGAAGGCAGCCCAGCCAGCAGTACGTCGTCCGCAGCGGCCGGGAGCACCGTCAGCGACGTCACGCCCTTCTCCGGCAGCCCGTACTTCCCCTTGACCTCTCCACCGAACGTGTGGGCCAGCAACTGTCCACCGAGACAGATGCCGAGCACAGGCACCTTGCCGTGCGCGTCACGTAGCAACAACCGCTCAGCCGGCA harbors:
- the recA gene encoding recombinase RecA translates to MAGAASATSAERAAADREKALATALTQIERQCGKGSVMRLGEQNRPPIEVIPTGSIALDIALGIGGLPRGRVVEIYGPESSGKTTVALHAVANAQRAGGIAAFIDAEHALDPDYARKLGVDTDALLVSQPDSGEQALEIADMLVRSGAIDIVVIDSVAALVPRAEIEGEMGDSHVGLQARLMSQALRKMTGAVSGTNTTAIFINQLREKIGVMFGSPETTTGGKALKFYASVRLDVRRIESLKDGTDVVGNRTRVKVVKNKVAPPFKQAEFDIIYGQGISREGSLLDLGVEQGFVRKAGAWFTYESDQLGQGRENARNFLRDNPDLANELEKKIMEKMGIGPTLDQPADKAAAEVDVDF
- a CDS encoding GrpB family protein — translated: MTEIVIVTPDETWPAQYQKIAYAIGGELGGPAQRIDHIGSTSVPGLPAKDVLDIQVTVAAEPELAAVAERMVAADWELRPPRRDHPVPGLPTDEGQWVKRMLVEPMYRRRVNLHVRVAGRANQRYALLFRDYLRAHPQTARAYGAFKQHAAALGLEIGDYSDLKDPVCDLVYLPAEEWAARTGWAG
- the rny gene encoding ribonuclease Y, yielding MTAMSVGLALIGLLIAGLLAWIGITLSRRKAVETATAHHEVEAAAEQVRRQAEEEAAVLRSRAATAEHRAEEVRRTAEDRASEVRRDAEQRASDVRREAEAEAQSIRDDLREQRLEMERRDHRLTEREERLDEQHRAIEERQTELTAQLAELARRGQEIKDLEDERRRILEGVANLTAEQAKAELVAAIEDEAKRHAHSTVRDIERQALDEGETKARKIITGAVQRLASEQTSESVVSVVHLPSDDMKGRIIGREGRNIRSFEQTTGVNLIIDDTPEAVLLSCFDPVRRETARLTLDSLVLDGRIHPSRIEEIYERSKGEVAELCERAAEDAMAEVGITELHPELVRTMGLLRYRTSYGQNVLKHLVESAHLAGMMASELGLDPKLCKRGAFLHDIGKALTHESEGSHAIVGAELAKKYGENDDVVHCIEAHHNEVEVRTVEAVLTQAADAVSGGRPGARRESLEAYVQRLERLEEIAMHHDGVEKVFAMQAGREIRVMVLPDAVDDIAAQVMARDIAKQVEEELTYPGQIRVTVVRESRATEVAK
- a CDS encoding regulatory protein RecX, whose product is MARTILLDKLTGQPRTRAELADVLADREIPDEVADEVLDRFTDVGLIDDAAFANAWVESRHRGRGLGKRALAQELRRRGVDDELARDALEELDSEQEEQTARELVRRKLRSMRSLERQVAMRRLLGMLARKGYSGGLAMSIVKQELDASHDEFPLLDSSGLEAE
- a CDS encoding DUF1707 SHOCT-like domain-containing protein, which translates into the protein MSLEQPPPGHRASDNDRERAAAVVQEAHTDGRLDFEELDERLTQIYSAKTQLELRNATADLVPVAHGSAQELTLRARHSAQKREGAWTVPERLTAIAEHSSVKLDFTDALVQWAEIHVDAHAVHSSVVMVVPEGWSVDIDQVDMVHSSARNKAVQPRPGGTRLRVTGEARHGSIVIRHPRKPHWWWPWYRK
- a CDS encoding MmcQ/YjbR family DNA-binding protein, giving the protein MVGFGDVERVVAGLPGTVEAERHGMQTWTVGGKAYAWVRPFSKADLKRFGEETPPEGPILALTVEDLAEKEAVLAARAGDGFFTIPHFDGYAAVLVQLDKVSERVLEEALLDAWLVHAPADVAKTHLGQGYPLR
- a CDS encoding GNAT family N-acetyltransferase; translation: MTGRPGRGFVVRDGAAEDRVGIRRLLRELHGDVAESMTLPVVRQEARTFVAVDGLELAGVVVGTFVDYGREPYGTIEELVVAPGWRGAGIGTALLDECRGWLAGTGAEVVFVSAVGDAAAEFYLRAGFVRCVGSWLWGGTAVGRE
- a CDS encoding LppM family (lipo)protein, with product MMNRVRAALVVVACLIGLTGCVKIDGDLKVGSNETVSGSMKIGVDKQLLQSSGQSLDKIRQEIESSIKSSATEGVTCKSYEDSKFVGSDCSFSNVPFSKMGGASQDGIAFSKNGDKVKVAVNGGTVGSNLPSGGSQPEVNLKITMPGKILEHDDGAKVSGRTATYDSLDKLGKISLTSEAGGGFPGWALILIIVVVLLVIAAAVFFVLRSRKGKGQQGYGQPFPGQYPGQPGQYGGPGQYQGQQYGQPGPGGQYPGQPQQYGGQQGQPGQYGGQPGQYPGQPQQGQPGQAPYGGQPGQQSQYPGQPQQGQGQWGSPQPGQQPGQPQQGQQPPPQGGWGQQGGPSAPQQGQQGGWGPPKDNDGQA
- a CDS encoding DUF3046 domain-containing protein, which gives rise to MRLTEFWARMDHHLGTAYARTWAETQVVQELDGRTVVEALGDGEAAKVVWRAVWAHLNLPPSER
- a CDS encoding antitoxin, which translates into the protein MNDFQEQAKNWLRNVVKQNPDKIKAGVEKAGDLIDKQTGGKYADKVDAVQQKVGSFVDKQNSEDTSTRSAGESEQASEPAAAADPTRAAEPTTAAADGSYAAESTTAAESTDAAEPAAGAESAHAAEPAAGAESAHAAEPAAGAESAHAAEPAAAAESGRAAESGAGAESSRAGEAAVGVESSHVGESAGVPETAQAAAESESAAGPSDAVGSSGSQAQ